Proteins encoded in a region of the Massilia sp. UMI-21 genome:
- a CDS encoding SulP family inorganic anion transporter, whose amino-acid sequence MSLQKIREAWFSNIRNDLLAGLVVALALIPEAIAFSIIAGVDPKVGLYASFSIAVITAIAGGRPGMISAATGAMALVMVTLVKEHGLDYLLAATVLTGVLQVVAGWLRLGVLMRFVSRSVITGFVNALAILIFMAQLPELTNVTWHVYAMTAAGLGIIYLFPYITRSLPSPLVAIVVLTAIAVYFGIDIRTVGDMGTLPDSLPLFLLPNIPLTLETLAIVFPVSATLAVVGLLESMMTASIVDDLTDTNSNKNRECVGQGVANIATGFLGGMAGCAMIGQSVINVKSGGRGRLSTFAAGVFLLLMVVFLGDWVARIPMAALVAVMIMVSIGTFSWDSIRKLREHPKSSSTVMLATVIVVVATHDLAKGVLVGVLLSGFFFAHKVGRLLRVRSRSFDEGRGRHYLIAGQVFFASAERFVNAFDYKEVIEKVRIDVGHAHFWDITAVSALDKVVIKFRREGAEVEVIGMNEASATLVDRFAVHDKEGGEDMLVAH is encoded by the coding sequence ATGTCCCTACAAAAAATTCGTGAAGCGTGGTTTTCGAATATCCGCAATGACCTCCTTGCCGGTCTCGTCGTCGCGCTCGCGTTGATTCCCGAAGCGATCGCGTTTTCCATCATCGCCGGCGTCGACCCGAAAGTCGGCCTGTATGCCTCGTTCAGTATTGCCGTCATCACCGCCATCGCAGGCGGGCGCCCAGGCATGATCTCGGCCGCTACCGGGGCGATGGCCCTGGTGATGGTCACCCTGGTCAAGGAGCATGGCCTCGACTATCTGCTTGCCGCGACCGTCTTGACCGGCGTCCTGCAAGTCGTCGCGGGCTGGCTCCGACTTGGCGTGCTGATGCGTTTCGTCTCGCGCTCCGTGATCACAGGTTTCGTCAATGCGCTTGCGATCCTGATCTTCATGGCGCAGTTGCCCGAACTGACGAACGTCACCTGGCATGTCTACGCCATGACGGCCGCAGGATTGGGCATCATTTATCTGTTCCCGTACATCACCAGGTCGCTGCCTTCGCCGCTCGTTGCCATCGTCGTGCTGACGGCCATCGCCGTCTACTTCGGCATCGACATTCGGACCGTCGGCGACATGGGCACGCTGCCGGACAGTCTGCCGCTGTTCCTGCTGCCGAATATTCCCCTCACCCTGGAAACGCTGGCCATCGTCTTCCCGGTCTCGGCGACGCTGGCCGTGGTTGGCTTGCTCGAATCGATGATGACCGCCTCCATTGTCGACGACCTGACCGATACCAACAGCAACAAGAACCGTGAGTGCGTGGGCCAGGGCGTGGCCAACATCGCCACCGGCTTCCTGGGCGGCATGGCAGGGTGCGCCATGATCGGCCAGTCGGTGATCAACGTTAAATCGGGAGGCCGTGGGCGGCTGTCGACCTTTGCCGCAGGCGTGTTCCTGTTGCTGATGGTGGTGTTCCTCGGCGACTGGGTTGCGCGCATTCCGATGGCCGCGCTGGTCGCGGTGATGATCATGGTGTCGATCGGCACCTTCAGCTGGGATTCCATTCGCAAGCTGCGCGAGCATCCGAAGAGTTCGAGCACGGTCATGCTGGCCACCGTCATCGTGGTCGTTGCCACCCACGACCTGGCGAAGGGCGTACTGGTTGGCGTGCTGCTGTCCGGCTTCTTCTTCGCACACAAGGTCGGTCGACTCCTGCGGGTCCGCTCGCGGTCGTTCGACGAAGGCCGCGGACGCCATTACCTGATCGCAGGCCAGGTGTTCTTTGCTTCAGCCGAGCGCTTCGTCAATGCCTTCGACTACAAGGAAGTGATCGAGAAGGTGCGCATCGATGTCGGTCACGCGCATTTCTGGGACATCACCGCAGTCAGCGCACTCGACAAGGTGGTCATCAAATTCCGTCGCGAGGGCGCGGAGGTGGAAGTCATCGGGATGAACGAGGCAAGTGCAACCCTCGTCGACCGGTTCGCCGTGCACGACAAGGAAGGTGGCGAAGACATGCTGGTGGCGCACTGA